One Ethanoligenens harbinense YUAN-3 genomic window carries:
- the dut gene encoding dUTP diphosphatase yields MSKIILKVKTVPHDGVEVQYPRRATGGSAGMDLHAALRGPVKIAPRGLVSIPTGIAIQMPGDGYAAFIYARSGLATRHGIALSNGVGVIDSDYTGELIVGLCNLSDRAYVVMPGERIAQLVISPVCAPELFEVEELEETARAGSGFGSTGRY; encoded by the coding sequence ATGTCCAAAATCATTCTGAAAGTGAAAACGGTGCCACACGACGGCGTGGAGGTGCAATATCCGCGCCGGGCCACGGGCGGCTCGGCGGGGATGGATCTGCATGCCGCCCTGCGCGGGCCGGTGAAGATCGCGCCCAGAGGGCTGGTGTCCATCCCGACGGGGATTGCCATCCAGATGCCGGGCGACGGCTATGCCGCATTCATCTATGCGCGCAGCGGGCTGGCGACACGGCACGGCATCGCGCTTTCCAACGGCGTGGGTGTGATCGACAGCGATTATACCGGCGAATTGATCGTGGGATTGTGCAATCTTTCGGATAGAGCCTATGTCGTTATGCCGGGCGAGCGCATCGCGCAGTTGGTCATTTCCCCTGTCTGCGCGCCCGAACTGTTTGAAGTGGAAGAACTGGAGGAGACCGCGCGCGCCGGGAGCGGGTTTGGCTCCACGGGCCGGTATTGA
- a CDS encoding DUF4321 domain-containing protein, whose protein sequence is MRSAGKNGSWLLLVVLLIVAVVAGGALATVLQQFSWAGFLTYTKSFGIGDAQPVTLDLSVLRISFGFGLRINLTQVLCILAAVLIYRRFR, encoded by the coding sequence ATGCGTTCTGCCGGAAAAAATGGAAGTTGGTTATTGCTCGTCGTGCTGTTGATCGTGGCGGTGGTGGCGGGCGGCGCGCTCGCCACCGTATTGCAGCAGTTTTCGTGGGCGGGGTTCCTTACATATACCAAATCCTTCGGCATCGGCGATGCGCAGCCTGTTACGCTTGATCTTTCGGTGCTGCGCATCTCGTTTGGCTTTGGGCTCCGCATCAATCTCACGCAGGTGCTTTGCATCCTGGCCGCGGTTCTTATTTACCGCAGGTTCCGGTAA
- the ahpC gene encoding alkyl hydroperoxide reductase subunit C — translation MGNLIGTELPEFKVHAYHNGDFEEITKAAVLGKWGVFFFYPADFTFVCPTELGDLSDHYAAFQSIGCEIYAVSTDSHFVHKQWAETSDTIKKVTFPMLADPAGRLARFFGILVEEEWQALRGTFVVNPQGVIKLYEVHDMGIGRNAEELLRSVQAAQFVAEHGDQVCPAKWKPGTATLKPGLDLVGRI, via the coding sequence ATGGGTAATCTGATTGGTACGGAGCTCCCGGAATTTAAAGTACACGCATATCACAACGGCGATTTCGAAGAAATCACCAAAGCCGCCGTGCTTGGCAAATGGGGGGTGTTTTTCTTTTATCCGGCGGACTTCACGTTCGTCTGCCCCACCGAGTTGGGCGACCTGAGCGACCATTACGCCGCATTCCAGAGCATCGGCTGCGAGATCTATGCGGTCTCCACCGACAGCCATTTCGTACACAAACAATGGGCGGAGACCTCCGACACCATAAAAAAAGTAACATTCCCCATGCTGGCTGATCCCGCCGGGCGGCTGGCACGGTTCTTCGGCATTCTGGTCGAGGAAGAATGGCAGGCCCTGCGCGGCACTTTTGTGGTCAATCCGCAGGGTGTCATCAAGCTCTATGAGGTGCACGACATGGGCATCGGCCGCAACGCCGAGGAGCTGCTGCGCAGCGTGCAGGCGGCGCAGTTCGTGGCTGAGCACGGCGACCAGGTCTGCCCCGCAAAATGGAAACCCGGCACGGCGACACTCAAGCCCGGGCTGGATCTTGTCGGCCGGATCTGA
- a CDS encoding metallophosphoesterase: protein MINHRKAGKIALSVLLAATVSMGTGSMLVAQADTSAISDFTLPSITGPYNINACFGTDATKLNFNWFSQSSNKTTGTTSQIQYTLAGNYTNGTWPTTGVTTVNATQKTVTATENISANAPGFVLPGTNGSADGYGDGVTNGTAPQNKVTGEYQNMATATGLAANTKYAYRVSDGTNWSPVYTISTAPTDSIQFAAFGDPQMGAYDNASKTKPSNATNGHQNIVDDGNGWANMLNVVSQNKGLNFLLSLGDQINDYNYLGENVSGDTMGGGQWDQYLTYFGIKPANNNGGTYGTYSNVIQSYPLVAFSGNHDHQMGEYYGYHYNHPNQNQLGGTQYGNDGDYWFTAGPVLFYVLNANNYATADHDEFMSDVDAAVKAQGLNVKWKVAVWHQSAYSEGNHDSQNNATDPVLTIRNTWPAMMQKYGVDAVFQGHDHYYTRTAQMLDGVALDPNNNYAAESASWLTPTTSVNIPQAATQTSGSSNAAPATTNPNATYAAKAYPTTVTNPKGIVYFTLDSGSGSKYYNYDGISGTEQTTSLPTDHSFSVVGWQGYLPSYSLVTATSTSFSVNTYALASTTDTNIADQKQIDTYTINKTSASNTSSGTGSTVSTGSTTSTGSTTSTTSTTSTTSVSNPHTGVDAQGNLASNVLSIGAIAALLGGATLVVLRKKKV, encoded by the coding sequence ATGATTAACCATCGTAAAGCAGGCAAAATCGCTTTGTCGGTTCTGCTTGCTGCAACCGTGTCCATGGGCACGGGCTCTATGCTCGTGGCCCAGGCGGACACCTCCGCTATCTCCGATTTCACCCTGCCCTCTATCACCGGTCCGTACAACATCAACGCCTGCTTCGGCACCGATGCCACCAAGCTGAACTTCAACTGGTTCAGCCAGAGCAGCAACAAGACCACCGGCACGACTTCCCAGATTCAGTACACGCTGGCCGGCAATTATACCAACGGCACCTGGCCGACCACCGGAGTGACTACGGTGAACGCCACCCAGAAAACCGTTACGGCAACCGAGAATATTTCCGCAAATGCGCCGGGCTTCGTCCTGCCGGGAACGAACGGCTCGGCTGACGGCTATGGCGACGGCGTGACCAACGGCACCGCTCCGCAGAACAAAGTCACGGGCGAATATCAGAACATGGCTACCGCTACCGGTCTGGCCGCGAACACCAAGTATGCCTATCGCGTGAGCGACGGCACCAACTGGAGCCCGGTTTACACCATCTCCACCGCCCCGACCGACAGCATCCAGTTTGCCGCGTTCGGCGATCCGCAGATGGGCGCGTATGACAATGCATCCAAAACCAAGCCGTCCAATGCCACCAACGGCCACCAGAACATCGTGGACGACGGCAACGGCTGGGCCAACATGCTCAACGTCGTCAGCCAGAACAAGGGCTTGAACTTCCTGCTTTCGCTGGGCGACCAGATCAATGACTACAACTATCTGGGCGAAAACGTATCCGGCGATACCATGGGCGGCGGCCAGTGGGATCAGTATCTGACCTACTTCGGCATCAAACCGGCCAACAACAACGGCGGCACCTACGGTACATACAGCAATGTCATCCAGAGCTATCCGCTGGTCGCTTTCTCCGGCAACCACGACCATCAGATGGGTGAATATTACGGCTACCATTACAACCATCCGAACCAGAATCAGCTGGGCGGCACACAGTACGGCAACGACGGCGACTACTGGTTCACCGCCGGCCCGGTGCTGTTCTATGTGCTCAACGCGAACAACTACGCAACTGCGGATCACGACGAATTCATGAGCGATGTCGATGCCGCCGTGAAGGCGCAGGGCCTGAACGTGAAATGGAAAGTGGCCGTGTGGCATCAGTCCGCCTACAGCGAAGGCAACCACGACAGCCAGAACAACGCGACCGATCCGGTGCTGACCATCCGCAACACCTGGCCGGCGATGATGCAGAAATATGGCGTGGATGCTGTCTTCCAGGGCCACGACCACTACTACACCCGCACAGCGCAGATGCTGGACGGCGTCGCGCTTGATCCGAACAACAACTATGCCGCTGAGTCCGCTTCCTGGCTGACCCCGACCACCAGCGTCAACATTCCGCAGGCTGCCACCCAGACGAGCGGCTCCTCCAACGCGGCGCCTGCCACCACCAACCCGAACGCCACCTATGCCGCCAAAGCGTATCCCACCACGGTGACCAACCCGAAGGGTATCGTCTACTTTACGCTTGACTCCGGCAGCGGCAGCAAATACTACAACTATGACGGCATCAGCGGCACGGAGCAGACCACCAGCCTTCCCACCGACCACTCGTTCAGTGTGGTGGGCTGGCAGGGCTATCTGCCGAGCTACTCTCTGGTGACCGCCACCAGCACGAGCTTCTCGGTCAACACTTACGCGTTGGCTTCCACCACCGATACCAACATCGCCGACCAGAAACAGATCGATACCTACACCATCAACAAGACCTCGGCCAGCAACACGTCCAGCGGCACGGGTTCTACCGTCAGCACGGGTTCCACCACCAGCACGGGTTCCACCACCAGCACCACCTCGACCACCTCGACCACCTCAGTGAGCAACCCGCACACAGGCGTTGACGCGCAGGGCAATCTGGCCTCCAACGTCCTGAGCATCGGCGCGATTGCCGCTCTGCTCGGTGGCGCGACCCTGGTTGTGCTTCGCAAAAAGAAAGTCTAA
- a CDS encoding YibE/F family protein, protein MQIKTGAHNAVWAIKRIVVPIIILAVYVVFAYIFSQHTPIYNPYGSGPGGEIQYDNATVLSIDEQAITASGFPGLYTGHQIITIRMNDGRYKGKTFQINNPLNYDTNFILHKGQKIVVTESTSTGNKSYINVYMYAPNRLAPLFVLIALFVVALCFVGGMRGFRSLLGIIFTLTTMLFVFVPLLYRGVSAVSATLILVAVTSCVTLFLVAGVGRKSLSAILGTVAGVVISVIVMFVFSYFLSISGYTSSDTDSLLNIAGGSHLQVHDLMFAGVIIASLGAVMDIAISVATSINEVLEHKPDADFKVLFSAGMNVGRDMMGTMVNTLILAFVGSSVISFILMYSYQAQFNQLFNSSGIAIDILQAVCGSLAVILTVPIVSAISGKLLSGTGGSNRQLPPQNPKNAAVEENMHS, encoded by the coding sequence ATGCAAATCAAAACAGGTGCACATAATGCCGTATGGGCGATCAAAAGAATCGTTGTTCCCATTATCATTCTGGCGGTCTATGTTGTGTTTGCGTATATTTTCAGCCAACACACGCCGATTTACAATCCCTATGGCTCCGGTCCGGGTGGGGAAATCCAGTATGACAATGCCACGGTGCTGTCAATCGACGAGCAGGCGATCACTGCATCCGGATTTCCGGGCCTTTACACCGGTCACCAGATCATTACCATCCGAATGAACGACGGGCGGTATAAAGGCAAGACGTTTCAGATCAACAATCCTCTGAACTATGACACCAACTTCATCCTGCATAAGGGGCAGAAGATCGTCGTGACGGAAAGCACGTCTACCGGAAATAAATCGTATATCAATGTATATATGTATGCGCCGAACCGACTGGCACCGCTGTTTGTGCTGATTGCGTTGTTCGTCGTTGCCCTGTGTTTTGTGGGCGGGATGCGCGGTTTCCGCTCTTTGCTGGGAATCATCTTCACACTCACCACCATGCTGTTTGTTTTTGTTCCGCTATTGTACCGGGGTGTGTCGGCAGTGTCGGCGACTTTGATCTTGGTGGCGGTCACCTCCTGTGTCACTTTGTTTTTGGTGGCCGGTGTGGGACGTAAAAGTCTGAGTGCCATATTGGGTACGGTGGCGGGCGTGGTGATTTCTGTGATCGTAATGTTTGTTTTCAGCTATTTTCTTTCCATTTCCGGTTATACGTCTTCTGACACGGACTCTTTGCTGAATATCGCGGGCGGGAGCCATTTGCAGGTGCATGACCTGATGTTTGCGGGCGTTATCATTGCGTCACTCGGTGCGGTGATGGATATTGCCATTTCGGTTGCAACGTCCATCAATGAAGTGCTGGAGCACAAACCGGATGCAGATTTCAAGGTGCTGTTTTCCGCAGGAATGAACGTCGGGCGGGATATGATGGGGACGATGGTGAATACGCTGATCCTTGCCTTCGTTGGTTCTTCGGTCATTTCGTTTATTCTGATGTATTCCTATCAGGCGCAATTTAATCAGTTGTTCAATTCCAGCGGAATTGCCATCGACATCCTGCAGGCGGTTTGCGGCAGTCTGGCGGTGATTCTCACAGTGCCGATCGTGTCGGCTATTTCAGGCAAGCTGCTGTCGGGTACGGGTGGTTCAAACCGGCAGTTGCCTCCCCAAAATCCGAAAAACGCCGCTGTCGAAGAAAATATGCACAGTTGA
- the srtB gene encoding class B sortase — protein MSKFLIGFQHAVTKVRHFVANKKILVSVVSAAVVLGCVSSVLLLPHGQAAPIKTASKPSSSIASVSSAPTPPIPSKKADILAAQQKNSDVVGWLTVPGTSLDMPIVHTTDNSYYLTHNLDKQTYKKGWPFLDYRNDAENLDRNSIIYGHNMGDGTLFGELKQFENLDFLNQHPVLYFGTADADRYWKIFAVYITDVNFYYINTSFPTDNDFTSLVSQMRAQSLFNTNVSVSSTDKILTLSTCTYEFENARFVIEARLVQPGESYDVTPATENPNPTSPHHKAN, from the coding sequence ATGTCAAAGTTTCTGATCGGGTTTCAACATGCCGTCACGAAGGTACGCCATTTCGTCGCAAACAAAAAGATCCTGGTTTCAGTCGTTTCCGCGGCAGTGGTTCTGGGCTGCGTGAGCAGCGTTCTGCTCCTGCCGCATGGGCAGGCTGCCCCGATAAAAACCGCATCCAAGCCGTCCTCCTCCATTGCTTCCGTTTCCTCCGCACCGACTCCGCCGATCCCTTCCAAAAAAGCGGACATCCTGGCCGCGCAGCAGAAAAACTCTGATGTGGTCGGGTGGCTGACGGTGCCCGGCACCTCGCTGGACATGCCGATCGTACATACAACCGATAACTCCTATTATCTGACACACAACCTGGATAAGCAGACCTACAAAAAAGGCTGGCCGTTCCTGGATTACCGCAACGACGCCGAGAACCTCGACCGCAACTCCATCATATACGGCCACAACATGGGCGACGGCACGCTTTTTGGGGAACTCAAGCAATTTGAAAACCTGGATTTTCTCAACCAGCACCCTGTGCTGTATTTCGGCACGGCGGATGCCGACCGCTATTGGAAGATCTTTGCCGTTTATATCACAGACGTCAACTTCTACTACATCAACACCAGTTTCCCCACCGACAATGATTTCACCTCGCTGGTCAGCCAGATGCGCGCGCAGTCGCTTTTCAACACCAACGTGTCGGTATCATCCACCGACAAGATTCTGACGCTCTCCACCTGCACCTACGAGTTTGAGAACGCGCGCTTCGTCATTGAGGCCAGACTGGTGCAGCCGGGCGAAAGCTATGACGTGACGCCCGCCACCGAAAACCCGAACCCCACTTCCCCGCACCACAAAGCAAACTAA
- the pyk gene encoding pyruvate kinase, translating into MRKTKIVCTLGPATESEEMLRKLMLAGMNVARFNFSHQTHEQHKQRLDFVRSIQKELGVPLTYLLDTKGPELRLGLYKDNQKVTLKTGQDYTLTTRDILGDENQVSISFKGLPADVKPGNHILIADGLVELEVKSTTDTDIVCLVKNAGTLSNNKNVNVPDAHVSLPFISEKDRADLIFGCENGMDAVAASFTRSAEDVLEMRAILDSHGGSNIKIIPKIENIYGVNNIDEILKVADGVMVARGDMGVNIPIEEIPRIQKMIIRKANALGKISIVATQMLDSMIQNPRPTRAEATDVANAIYDGTGATMLSGETAAGAYPIEAVTTMARIAERTEADIDYKAAFNARPLESETDVTNAVAHAAVGTAHDTNAKAILTVTQSGYTARFVSKFRPACPIIGCTPNEQVYRQLNLSSGVVPVLTKSASGADDMIETAVQSAIDAGLIQNGDLVVITGGIPLGVPGTTNFIKVHVVGNSTSFSKQ; encoded by the coding sequence ATGAGAAAAACCAAAATAGTTTGTACACTCGGCCCCGCCACAGAAAGCGAAGAAATGCTCAGGAAGCTCATGCTTGCGGGCATGAACGTCGCGCGGTTCAATTTCTCCCACCAGACACACGAGCAACACAAGCAGCGCCTGGATTTCGTACGGAGCATCCAGAAAGAACTCGGTGTTCCCCTCACCTATCTGCTCGACACCAAAGGCCCCGAACTTCGTCTGGGCCTGTATAAGGACAACCAGAAAGTCACGCTGAAGACCGGGCAGGACTACACCCTGACCACCCGCGACATCCTCGGCGACGAAAACCAGGTGTCCATTTCATTCAAAGGCCTGCCCGCCGACGTCAAGCCCGGCAATCACATTCTCATCGCCGACGGCCTGGTGGAACTGGAAGTTAAAAGCACCACCGACACCGATATCGTCTGCCTCGTGAAAAACGCCGGCACCCTCTCCAACAACAAAAACGTGAACGTGCCGGACGCGCATGTATCTCTGCCGTTCATCAGCGAAAAAGACCGCGCCGACCTGATCTTCGGCTGTGAAAACGGAATGGACGCCGTAGCGGCTTCCTTCACCCGCTCCGCGGAAGACGTGCTGGAAATGCGCGCCATCCTGGACAGCCACGGCGGCAGCAACATCAAGATCATCCCGAAGATTGAAAACATTTATGGTGTCAACAACATTGACGAGATCCTGAAAGTCGCCGACGGCGTGATGGTCGCCCGCGGCGACATGGGTGTGAACATCCCCATCGAAGAGATCCCCCGCATCCAGAAGATGATCATCCGGAAAGCGAACGCGCTCGGCAAGATCAGCATCGTTGCCACCCAGATGCTCGATTCCATGATCCAGAACCCCCGCCCCACCCGCGCAGAAGCGACCGACGTGGCCAACGCCATCTACGACGGCACCGGCGCCACCATGCTCTCCGGCGAGACCGCCGCAGGCGCCTACCCGATCGAGGCCGTGACTACCATGGCCCGCATCGCCGAGCGCACCGAAGCGGACATCGACTACAAAGCGGCTTTCAACGCCCGCCCGCTGGAAAGTGAGACCGACGTGACCAACGCCGTGGCACACGCCGCCGTGGGCACCGCACACGACACCAACGCCAAGGCCATCCTCACCGTCACCCAGTCCGGCTACACCGCGCGGTTCGTTTCCAAATTCCGCCCGGCCTGCCCCATCATCGGCTGCACCCCCAACGAGCAGGTTTACCGCCAGCTGAACCTCTCCAGCGGCGTCGTTCCGGTGTTGACCAAAAGCGCCAGCGGCGCCGACGACATGATCGAAACCGCAGTGCAAAGCGCCATCGACGCTGGTCTCATCCAGAACGGTGACTTGGTTGTCATCACCGGCGGCATCCCGCTCGGCGTGCCCGGCACCACCAATTTCATCAAAGTACATGTGGTGGGCAACAGCACCTCGTTCAGCAAACAATAA